The nucleotide window agggaggCCAGAGACATGTACAGGGGCTGGCTCTCTCTGAGGCTGGAGGGAATAGCTACCGCATCAGAAATGGGTCCGAAGTCATCCTGGAATCATAATGGAGAATTCAGTCAACTGATGGTGGTGGAAACAACCAGGCACAAAACCACACAAATATAAAAACTGCCAGAAGTAGAGAAAAGCAAATAGggtaaacaaaaaaaacatgtagaaggcagagaggaagaggataggttATGGGAGATAGGAAAAATACCTTTTGGTTCAGTGATGGGATAATTCTCTCAAAGAACTCTGGGTGGGGGTGAGCCTCCTGTGAAAACATCAACGACTCAGTAGTACAACTGACTTTAGAAACCTCTGAAATATTTCAGAATAACTGCCATTGGTCCAGACCTTGATGAGCATGTCCAGTTCCATGCGTAGACTCATGACCTCCAAGGTGACCGCTGCGACCTTCTCAATGTCAGGTTCCACGACCTCGTCAGGGAAACTCAGGCCGTCTGGCTGCTGATTGGAGTAACCATAGAGACAAAGCACTGCCCTTCCTCCCTGGggtagaacagaggagaggaaaggatatAGAGGGTTTTATGCAATACTGTTGGCATAACattagtgttgtggtgtgtgcaCAATTAACTTCATTAACAAGGTAGTAGGCTATAGACTCATATTGAACTAAGCCTATATCAACATGATGCCAATAAGATAATAGTGACAAGACAGTAGACTACATATCATCACCCAGAATCTCACCTGCCTGTATTGAAGACATCCTCACCTGAATGGCATCTACTGTTGCTCTGAAGACGGGGTTGTTGTGCTTGACAGCGCGCCAGTACTTGGGCCTACTGGAGCTGGTGAGGTTACAGCCATACTTCTCCAGAATGTTCAGTGCTGTGGACAATCTCTGCAGCGAACCTATGGTCTGGCAGGAGAGAGGACAAAGATGAAAAAAGTTTGATACAGAAAAAGGTTGAGAAAAGAATAGacagtgaacaaaaatatgagcacaatgtatagagagagggagggggggggggttcactaTTCCAAGATGTAGGCTAAGTGAAGGTAATTATGTCATTGTGATATGGACATTGTTTACCGTTTCAAGCACACTCAAACTAACTCACTTCTTTCCTGATGTTATTGACGCCGTTTTCAATTATCATGGTCTCCGCAGCAATGTAGCGGTATTTGACCGATGGTGGTAAGGGTATGTTGGCCATGGCTGATATTCCTGCACGGACCTCCAGCACTGAGCCAGTGGAATACAGACAAGCTTCCGCATGGCATCGTACCTCCTCCAGCTGGTCTGAAAGGGTACTAGCCATCCTGGAAAAGAGACATCAGTCATCGTCATCACCATCACACAGATCAGATAGCAAATCATTGTGAGGGCACTGGCACACCACAGGCAGGGTTGATGACTATGAGCAAGATGCTTGCCTTACTGACATCCATTCATTCAATCATAAAACGTTACCTGTAAACCCCGTCAAGTGTGTGGCTTATAAATCACAAGGCTGTCATATCAAGCGACACGCACAGCAACCAGAGACTTTTCCTGCATCTGCAGTACTCTATATTTGCAACAACACAATTACTAGCTAACTAAAGTTGAAGTGCAAATGATATCTCTACCTATGTGAAAATACTGTCATATAAGCAATCTGCTTACCCAGTGTTTTCGCTCAACTGTCTGCAGTGACAGCCATTGAATCACGATGAGATGGCATTTCATTCAAAACACCATGTCACGCACCTCAATACAGACTTGTGCGCTACAaacatgtatttatatatattgttatatatcaAATGTCATTCTAAAACAAGTAGTAACAGGGTCGTAGTAAAATCTAGCTGCAGTACTAGCTACGAATGTAAACAAACTGCGTGAGAAAAATGCCGTATTCTGCTTTGCGCAAAGAAACTATCCCCCATGCATCGCCATTGTGTGTCAAAACCTAAATCTCAAACAGAGATCCCCGGAGCCAATATGGCTTGGTCTGAGGAAACGTCGCAAAACTGCACTGCAGTGCAGTACATTGTTTGTGAAGTTTTGGTGTCACCTTGTGGTGAAAATTACTAATTGCCATATTTGCCTGTCGGCTCACCTGAAAAATATCCAGTTGATTACACGCTAATTGGTGTGGGGCGCAGGTGTTGCATTGCCCACGCGCAGTAGGTGATAAATATGGTGGGGAGGGCGAAGAACGGGAGAGTTTTGTGTTGCTCTCGTTTCGTGCACGCCTACAGTCTCACGGTTTTTTTGTTGAACCGTCACGGTCACATGTAAGTCGTTATACATTTCCCCTCCACATAATTTCCATGTGTATTACTCTGATGTAATGGCATAATACATATTTATTGTTGTTCGTTGGATGCAGCCAGATTGTCGCCTTATTTGAATGGAAGGCATAGCCTCTGCAACTACCAGTTTTTTACACCGATTTGGGATGCCGATCTAATGACGCGTAGTCTTACCTTAACTTCTTGTTTCCTCTTTGCACTAGACTTGCGGTGTATAATATCCTGTGCTGTGTCTTTCAGCCTTGACCAAGCAATGGAAGGTGATTATTAATTAGTGTACTGGGTTTGATAAATTGTGACATTACTCAATTGAATATTTGTGGTGGGAAGTGTCAAATCAACTAATTTCTTCTTTCTTTCAGATATGAATAATTCTTCACACTCAATGGGAGTTGGGCAACCACATCATCCAACTAATCACACAAGACCATTTTTCTATGTTCAACCACCAACTCAACCTTATTATAATATGTACCAATGGAATATGAACCCATATGGCCAGTATGGTCTTCCCCCACCAGGTACAATGGCACACATTTTTCTTGATCTTAAACAAATGAATTTACATTAATTTATACTGTCTTTATTTCCAGTTATTCCTTATGGGCGTCCATATATGGCTCCATATCTATACACTGGTATGCAGTATCCTGGCTATGTGGTTCCCCAGGCTCCGATGCAGCCTGTTGATTACAGTAGGGTGTTTAACCCCCATATCTCCTCTGCGACCTATGACGTCCAGTACCGCCACCACTACCAGCAACAGGCCTGTGTACTGCGAGAGACCGCATGTTCAGAGGTTCAAACTGATCCGAGCGACACTGTCCACAAGCTGATCGACAGTCTGGACAGGCTCAGAACCAATGAGAAGCCACCTGAAGACAGTGAGTTAAACCCTAAATCTGACCTAGGGTTAAACCCTAAATCTGACCTAGGGTCCCTAACCTCTGAGACAACCACTTCTTCCTCTGGAAATATGGAAGAATTCAGTGGGACTGGTAGGGAGCTGGAGTTGAGACCTCTGCCACAGAGACAACCCCAACAGGgtaagaggaggcagagggactCTCCTCTGCCCAGCAGTGTATTCAGTGACTCTGCTATTACAGCAGTGGTCTATCATGCAGAAACCAGTCAGAGTTGCCTGGAGGAGATGGCCACGCAGGATTGCTGGTCCCTGGGCTCTGTGGTACTGCCCATCGACAGCTCTTCTGTCCATGAGGAGAGTCTGGAGGAGTCTAGGCAGCAATGCCACTCTGAGAAGAGCCACCTGAATACTGAAGAACCTGGGATGGAGGGGCAGTCCAGAGAACATCCTAATGCTCCAGAGGATGTCAAATGTGACTCTGTGGCCTTGACACAGAGCCTTGAACTGAATGGGGCTTCACATGACCACCACTCACTTGACTGTCTGGCTCCAGAACAAGATTGTGACAAGGTTCTGATACCATCTGCCTCTGAGCTGAAGGACCCTGTAGAAAATGTAGCCTCCAAGGCAGAGTCCTCTGACTTGCCTTACAGAATCCTCAGGCTGCCCTGTGATCAGGTTACAGGCATACTGCTGGACGATCCACTGTGGTATGTTGACTCTGCTGCGTCCAGTCTGGTGCCTCCACCGCAAAGCCATCTGTCCCCGCTTGGGAGTGCCTACTACTGTAGCTACTACCCCCAAGTGGCCCAGGAGCGCCAGAGTGTCCTCAGCCCATCCATAGACGAGCTCTCCTCCAGAGACGAGCTCTTCTCCACTGATATCGAAGACGTGGACCTTATCTCTGGTGGTCACATGTATGTGGGAGGCGGCAAGCTAGCCGAGGCAACCTGCAATACACCTGACCTCTCTGTTAAGGAAAACGTACCAACTCAATCCAACCCAGTAGAAGGGTTTGCAGCTTGTTCAAAGACCTGTCTCAGCTGTGGCCTGAGCCTGGCGGAAGAGTTGAGGCCAGACGACTCACAAGGGCTATGTCGTTATGTTGAGCGGGAGGAAACGGATGACGATGTGCTAGAGGAAGATGACTACAATGAGGGAGGGGAGCTGTTGAGCGCCTGTCAGGTGCCTGTGAAGAAGCCACATCACCCTAACGGAGTGCCTCAGCCGCCTGCTTGCCAGTTTCATAACAGTAAACCAAAGCGGGGCTGCTGTGAGGACCACCATGAAGTCATGTGTCATGAAGAGCAGGAGCACGGTTACCTTTGGAGTTTTGACTGCTGTGAGGACCACAAAGCGACTGGCAAAGCTGACGAGTATAAAGGGAAAGGAGGACGAAGAAATGCCCCATGCAGGCCTTATAATGGTAAGATTCTTTCCATCTCTTGACATGGTCTGATGTCCCCTTCTAAATAGTGTTTTTACTTTTAATCTTTGTCATTCATTACAAATGTGATGTTGTGAATTTGTCATGTTTCCCAGAGAAACCTTGGAGAGTGGGCACTGTGGCATCAGACCAAGATAGCTGGGGGAGTTCTGGTGCCAAATATAAGCCAAAGTCTTGGAGATCGTACAATGGGTCACAAGAACAAAGTGGGTTTCCTTTTCAAACTGCTGAGTTACTCATTGCCTTAATCAGTTCTCTACTTTACACTGTTTGACCTGGCTGTTATTGTTGTCCCAGCTCATGcttccctctctgtatccttcaGGGAGACCCCCACGCAGAAGGCCATTCGTTCAGCAGAGGCCCCGAAGGACTGACTATGACGATCATGAAGAATCTGACTTCTCTCGCTGCCAGAGGGGCCGAGGTAAGGGTTGTTGCAGTATAGAGATACTACTACTTTGTCACGTTTCAAAATGATCACTAATTTTTTCCCTTTTTTTCAGGGACCACAAAGAGAAGGGGCACAAGATATTAGCCTATTTAAGAATTGCACCGCTCATAATACATTTATTCTAAATGTATTACCTAATATATAAATTCACCTGCACTATGAAATGCACACAAAACACATTGTAATAAATTAATAGACACTCGTAATGTTTGTATAGGTGGTTAAAAAAATAATCTCAGGTGGCAGTTCAACAACTAGCTACACAGTAGATGCCTGCATTTCCACTGCTTGATAATGGTAGCCATGTTGGACGCTGTGTGTTCATCCTAATCACAGCCTGGGCTGCAGCCTCACAGACCGTACTGTGACGCTAACCCCCATGTTGACCTGCAGACCAGAATGGACCTGGGAGGTGTAGGTCCAGTCTACTCTGCAGCTTTTAAACTCTTTTTCAGTGTCTGTGTTGTTCACTGAGGATGAAGCCCAGGTAATACGATGTATCAAGCAGTGGAAATGCAGTGGCTTGGAGATGGAAAAGAAAAAAATAGCTGGGCTAGTTTGAAGCTAAGAGCCAGTCAATCTAAATGTGTCTTTTTATTATTGTGCAGATATTTTAAGCATTGCAGTGTAATGTTGACAAACTGACATCTACTTGTCTGCAGTGTTGTTGTGTCATTAAAATCCTTGCATTGCACTTTAAAAAATGACTATTATTTTAATAGACTTGGGCTACATTTGTCATGATGAATAGTTTGATGCCTCAGTTTCATGAAAGTTGTGGCTAGTGCTCTACAAGTTGGATCAGTAATTGAAAGACTGCCGTAATTGCTGGATTTCCTTGTATTATGGACTTCATGGAAGAGCAGACCACTTGTCATCTGTACTATTATAACAGCCTTAATCATTGGCTTGTCTGACTTGTTCAAGGTAATCTGGAAGCCAGCACAGCCTTAtgctaaacatttaaaaaaaaatctgactaATGGGTGACATGTACATAAGTGCACCTTTTGCCGGGGACAAGGCCACTAAAATCTGGAGTTTGTCatataacacaatgccacaggtgtcaagttgagggagcatgcgcttgtcatgctgactgcaggaatgccctTCAGAGCTATTGTCTCCAATGTGGTTTTAGACTTGGCAGTACGTCCTATCTGCCTCACTTCGGCAGAtcatgtgtaaccatgccagcgcAGGACCTCCAGATCTGACTTCACCTGCAGTATCATCTGAGACTGGGCAGCTGATGTAACTGTGGGTTTGAACAACCAAAGGATTTCAGCACAAACTGTCAGGGAAGCTTAACtgtgtgctcgtcatcctcaccagggtcttgacctgacttgTTTGGTATTGTGACCTACCTACTTCATTGGGTAAATGCTCAtattcaatggccactggcacactggggAAGGGTGCTCTtaatggatgaatcccggtttcaactgtaccgggcagatggcagacagcctttatggtgtcgtgtgggtgagcattttgctgatgtcaacagtgccccatggtggcggtgggattatggtatgggtaggcataagctatggacgaCGAACACGATTGCATTATAATGATGGCAATTTGaaagcacagagatactgtgacgagctcctgaggcccattgtcgtgccatgcATCCGCCGtcatcacttcatgtttcagcatgataattcaaagccccatgtcacaaggatctatacacaatttctgtaaactgaaaatgtcccagttcttccatggcctacatactcaccagacatcaacCGTtggcatgtttgggatgctctgcaTCGATGTGTATtatagcgtgttccagttccctccAATATCCATCAACTTTGCAGAGCCattgaggagtgggacaacattccacaggctacaatcaacagcctgatcaactctatgcaaaggagatgttgCTGTACATGAGGCAAATAATggacacaccagatactgactggttttcctatccatgcccctacctttaaaaaaaatgtttctgtaaccaacaaatgcatatctgtattcccagtcatgtgaaaacaAATGAGGGCCTAATGTttttatttcaattaactgatttcTGGTTATATTTTTGTGAAGTTTGTTTTGTAAAGCAAATGAGTCTGGTTTTATCTGGCTTTTCAAAATGTACCAGTAAACTACCAAATGTTGGAaactttttgtatttttataaCATGACATCTAGTGGCATTTTgaggtacttcagattatcacaggtctACTTATCTCTGGCCCCCCTGAGGATTTAtcatataaaataaaaatagaatgaCGGCTGTAAAACGTTATCCTAAATACAAACCAACTTAGTGAATACAATTGGTGTCTAAAATGAGTGTTTTGGCATGAATTTTGAATagtgatgttaacctttctggtaaACTTTTTTTTCCATCAAGACAGATTTTCCAAATGTGGGGGAGTTGAAAtttttaccaaggatcaccttcagtgcttggTTGTCTCCAAGTCTGtcaccaaacaatttgatttgctggttttaagcattacactttcaaatagctctgACTGTTGCTGGATgttatcgtcctccatcagcaccagACTGTACCCTatctgccctaagctctctcctggccccttacactgtctaaatttgtcctgctaggtgacctaaactgggacatgcttaaaccatctgaccaagtcctaaagcaatgggactccctaaatctttctcagattattaccaatcccacaaagtatgactccaaacacccagaaaaaggctactctcctcaaTGTTATCCTCACATATAATCCCGAGGGGTATCaatctggtgttttctgtaatgaccttagtgatcactttTTTAAAAGCCTGTGTTcaaaatggctgctcagtgaaacgacctgtcctgatttgtcatagacgcttgctaaaacactttaatgagcaagccttccttcatgacctggcctctgtaaattggtaCAGAATAAGCTTGATTCCCTATGTCGAAGACACTTGGACCTTCTTTATTTGATATTTTCAGTCGTATTGTTAACAGACACCTCCCCATAAAGAAAATTacaattaaaaacaggttcagcccctggttcgaccgtgatcttgcagagttactccacctcaagaattgcatttggcgaaaggcttggCACACACATActtgagaaataagtgcactctgGCTTTTCGAAAGGCCAAAGTtagttctctctctgtaggtctactcccaagaagttctggaaaacagttaaagacctggagaataaaccttcctcctcacagctgcccgtgccttaatgttgatgatgtggttgttactgacaagaagcacatggctgagctctttaatcgaCACTTTATTAAGTCAGGATTCTTATTtgactcaaatcaaatgtatttatatagcccttcttacatcagctgatatctcaaagtgctgtacagaaacccagcctaaaaccccaaacagcaaacaatgcaggtgtagaagcacagtggctaggtaaaactccctagaaaggccgaaacctagagaggaaccaggctatgagggatggccagtcctcttctggctgtgccggttggagattataacagaacatggccaagatgttcaaatattcctaaattaccagcatggtcaaataataataatcacagtagttgtcagcacctcaggagtaggtcagcacctcagcaataggtcagcacctcaggagtaaatgtcagttgacttttcatagccgGTCATTGAGAggatctctaccgctcctgctgtctctagagagttgaaaacagcaggtctgggacagttgGAGCAtcctgtgaacaggtcagggttccatagctgcaggcagaacagttgaaactggagcagcagcacggccaggcggactggggacagcaaggggtcatcatgtcaggtagtcctgaggcatggtcctagggctcaggtcctccgagagagaaaaaaaagaaagagagagcatacttaaattcacacaggacaagacaggagaaAAACTCCaggtataacagactgaccctagccccctgacacagaaactactgcagcataaatactggaggctgagacaggaggggtcagccatgcctccttgccagACCAACATTTCCtaatctcccaccccttctaatgcaactagccccgatgcttctccctcttttccccctgccccgctacaaagtttatccctgcaggcagtcactcagtccgaggtgctaaaggagctcctgaaacttgacccccaaaaaacatctgggtcagatggtttttaccctttcttctttaaggttgctacCCGCTATCATCGGATTTTgcgttaaacgctctacaacatagctttcttagtgtccaacaagctttctctgtcctcaaccttgttctgaacacctccaaaacaaaggtcatgtggtttggtaaggagaacgcccctctccccacaggtgtgattgctacctctgagggtttagagcttgaggtagtatggctagacggtccttctctcagcacataccaaagctgcaggctaaagttaaatctagacttggtttcctcaaTCGTAATCACTCCTCATTCACCCCAGCTGCCATTTGTGCTGttatctgtgcccaataatgtttgtaccatgttttttgctgctaccatgttgtgttgctaccatgctgtggtgtcatgtgttgctaccatgctgtggtgtcatgtgttgctaccttgctatgttgttgtcttaggtctctctttatgtagtgttgtctctcttgtcatgatgtgttttgtcctatatttagttttagttttttaatcccagcccccatccctgcAGGACTTGGCTAATTAATTAAAGGTtcaaaaaaatcaaaaaataaatatgcttgattttttaaaacaaatgttttaaaatttaattcaatatgtcaatatgtgtTTGTTGTAAATGTTTTGCCACCAAACTGGTGAGAGATGTCTAAAAAAAAAATAGTTAGAAGAGTTGCAaagttaattgaaaataatgccattgttgattatATGCCTGTTTCATTAATTAGggtattttctcttgaaccatatggtctaatccccctcaaactcaactctcgacctcgaagccagttccactgcattttgtCATTGcgcccctctaatcagggactgatttagatctgggacaccaggtgggtgtaaTTAAGTATaaagtagaacagaaaaccagcaggctccagacctcgtaggataagagttgaatacccctggtctaaCCACTAGAAACTCAAGGACAATAATATTGACaccaatatttttttaaagtatactATATGAATACATTTTGTAAAAAGTTAATAAAGTGTAAATGACCAAAGTTACCATACATTGCTATAGATTACCTGTTAAATTACCCAAATTACCAAAGATCCcagtaactttggtaaattaccggtAGCTTTGGTAAACCAATCCAAATAAAGAACTGTTTTTCAAACTGAAACCACACCCCTCATAGTCATCTACTTAATGCCAGGTGTGTCTAGTTTCCACTTTCAATCAGCATGTTGTTAGGCAATGCAAGTTGATCTATTGTTTTGGTGGTGATCAG belongs to Oncorhynchus gorbuscha isolate QuinsamMale2020 ecotype Even-year linkage group LG22, OgorEven_v1.0, whole genome shotgun sequence and includes:
- the buc gene encoding bucky ball, with the translated sequence MEDMNNSSHSMGVGQPHHPTNHTRPFFYVQPPTQPYYNMYQWNMNPYGQYGLPPPVIPYGRPYMAPYLYTGMQYPGYVVPQAPMQPVDYSRVFNPHISSATYDVQYRHHYQQQACVLRETACSEVQTDPSDTVHKLIDSLDRLRTNEKPPEDSELNPKSDLGLNPKSDLGSLTSETTTSSSGNMEEFSGTGRELELRPLPQRQPQQGKRRQRDSPLPSSVFSDSAITAVVYHAETSQSCLEEMATQDCWSLGSVVLPIDSSSVHEESLEESRQQCHSEKSHLNTEEPGMEGQSREHPNAPEDVKCDSVALTQSLELNGASHDHHSLDCLAPEQDCDKVLIPSASELKDPVENVASKAESSDLPYRILRLPCDQVTGILLDDPLWYVDSAASSLVPPPQSHLSPLGSAYYCSYYPQVAQERQSVLSPSIDELSSRDELFSTDIEDVDLISGGHMYVGGGKLAEATCNTPDLSVKENVPTQSNPVEGFAACSKTCLSCGLSLAEELRPDDSQGLCRYVEREETDDDVLEEDDYNEGGELLSACQVPVKKPHHPNGVPQPPACQFHNSKPKRGCCEDHHEVMCHEEQEHGYLWSFDCCEDHKATGKADEYKGKGGRRNAPCRPYNEKPWRVGTVASDQDSWGSSGAKYKPKSWRSYNGSQEQRRPPRRRPFVQQRPRRTDYDDHEESDFSRCQRGRGTTKRRGTRY